The following DNA comes from Streptomyces diastaticus subsp. diastaticus.
ACAGGTGCCGAGCGCGTTGCACCTCAGGTTTCAGTTCCCTGAACAGCTCCCGCCCGGCCCGGCGGCCCCCGCCGTCGACCCCGCCCGGCGACTCAGCCGTCCCCGGACCCCGCCCCGGCAGGAGTCCCGGCGCAGGACAGCCGCCCCGTACGGACCACCAGCGGCTGCCCCGACGCGGGGTGCCGACGCGGGGCCCCGTCGGCACCCGAGGCGGCACGGCATAGGCGGCGACCACCGGTTCGGGCCGGGCCAGGGCGGTGCCCAAGGCCGCTCCGCCACCGCCCTCCCGCGCCCCCGTCGCGCAGCCGTACCAGGGCAGCGGCCGGCGTCCGGTGCCGCGCTCACCATGCTCGATGACGGCAGTCGCCGGAACGCCTCCGGGGTCCACTCGTCCCTCCGGACCGCTCGCCCGGCCCTCGTAGCCCGGCAAGGCGCCGCTCGCAGCTCTCGGCCGGGGCGGCGGCCCCGTCCGGTCGGCGAGAGCCGCGAGCAGTTCCAGCACCTGAGGGACCTTGGCCGGCGGCCGCTCCTCCTCGGCCTGCTCGACGGCGTCGGTGGCGAGGGCGAGGGCGAGGGCGAGGGCGAGGGCGAGGGCGAGGGCGAGGGCCTGTCCCGTCTCCCCGGCGTCCGCGTGCACCCGGGCCGGTCACCAGCTTCAGCCGGGACCGTCGTCACGTCACCCGTGTCGCCCGCGTCGCCCGTCGCGCTCGCCCGTTGCCCGGCCCGTCGCCCGTCGCCCGTCGCCCGTCGCCCGTCGCCCGTCGTCCGTCACCCGTCTCCGGGCCAGCCGCGGCCCCGTCCTGGAGCCGCTTCGCCTCGTCGTGGTCGCCGCAGGCCCGCCGGCGTCCGCCAGATGGTGGCTCCGCACGACGACGCCGTGCTGGTCCCCGCAGCCGGTGCCGGCGGCCTCGACCGAGGAGGCGAACAGGGCACACGCGCCGGCCGCGTGGCCCGGCCGGGCCTCCGGCGCCGGCGCGTCGATGCGCCCCGCCTGCACCAGCGGGCGGACCACGGTCCCGCCCGGCGCCGTGCCGCTCACCGGCGGCACCCCTGCCCGCGTCGTCCCCGCCCACCACAGAACCCCTCCGCGCGGTCGGCTCCCCGAGCCCCACCCAGGTCTCCGCCTCCGCGCACGGAGTGAGTGGCCGCGAGGCCGCCCCGGCGTCAGGGCTCGCACACCGCCTCCCGTGCCGGCGTCTCCTCCGGCCTGGGTGAAGAACGCCGTGACCCGGCCCGCACAGGCCCCGCCCGTCACGGTGGCGTGCTCGCCGTCGGCCACCACAAGCAGGGAGCCTCCGGTGCGGGCCCGCATCGCCCGCGCCCACGGCAGCGGTGTCACCACCTCGTCCCGGTGGGCCACCAGCAGCAGAGGGCCGCCGGCGCGGCCGGGCTCGACCGGTGGCCGGTCCGGCGCGGGCAGGCCCGCGCAGGTGCTGGTGCCCGGCACCTGACCACTGCCGGGGAACATCGGACGGGACCCTCCCAGCACCGGGTAGGTGGTCCGCCGTTCACCGTAGGGCCGCCCACTGCTCCGCGAACGACCCCGCATGGGTCACCTGCGAGCAGAGCAGCGCGGTCCCGGCGAACGGCGCCACCAGCGGCGGCGCCGCGACCCGCGCCTTCCCGTCCCCGCCCCCGTCCGGCGCCCGTCCCCGGGCCAGCGCCGCCAGCGCGGCCGCCGCCCCCGCCCGGTCGGCCGGCTCGGCGTCCAGATACTGCTCGGTCTCCGCCGACCCGTACGTTCCCGAGGGCGTCCGCAGCGGACGCTCCGTCAGCCGGTCGCGCAGGGCGAGCAGCCTGGTGCGTACCGCCTCGGCGTCCGTGCCGAGCCGGTAGCGGGCGGAGCGGTCCGCGAGCCACGCCGCGAACCGTTCGAACCGCTGCTCCCGCGCCCGCGTCACCCGTCCAGCAGTCCCCGCAGATCCGGGTCGGGCGCCACCACCGACTCCAGCAGCATCCGGCCGGACCGGCCCGGGAACAGCGTGCGGTACGTGACGCCGAGGCTCGTCCCCCACGACACCCCGTAGTAGTGCAGCCGGGGCGCGCCCAGCGCCGCACGCAGCGCCTCCAGGTCGCGGGCGGCGTCGGCGGTGGTCAGGGAGGCGACCCAGGCCGGGTCGGCCTCCGCGCACGCGGCGTGGGCGCGCGCCAGCCGATCCCAGTGGGCGCGGGCGGACCGGCGCGAGGGGGGCGGCGGACGGCGGACCGGCGTCCAGGGACTCGGCGGCCGGACAGACCGCGGGACGCGAGCGGCCGGTGCCGCGCACGTCCAGGCCCACCAGGTCGTACCGGTCCAGCAGCCCACGGGCGCCGCCGCCCGCCACGCCCACCGGCATCAGCCGCCCGGAGACCCCGGGACCGCCCGGGTTGAGCGCCAGCGGTTCGGCCCGGCCGCCGCCGGTGGACGGCAGCACCGCCACCGCGAGCCCGAACCGCCGTCCCTCCGGCGCCGACCAGTCCACCGGCACTGTCAGCGTGCCGCACCGCAGCCGCCCCGCGTGCCGGGCGTACGCCGGACGGTGCTCCGCCGCGCCCCACACCTGCGCCTCGGCCTCGCTCGGCTCGGGGCAGGTGCCCCACACCAACGCGCCGGCCCGTTCCCCGCACCGGTCCCCACCGCCACCGGCTGCCCGCCGCCGCCCGCGCACCCGCCCGCCAGCACCCCGCCGAGCAGCACCGCGGCCAGGCCCCGCACCGCCCGGGACCGTCCGCCGCCCACCACACCTCCAGCCGTCGACACCCGGACCGCCCCGACGATAGGCAACGCACCCCGACCGGCCCCGCGACGCGCCCCACGGCAGGGCCGACCGGGTGCCGCCCGGCCGGGCCACGCAGGGGCGGTGGACAGCACAGTGAGGGAGCGGCTGACAGTTCGTACGATGTCCGGGGCGGTCCGGGGCCGACGGCCACGCGGCATCCGGAGGCTCACCGGTACGGGGCGGGGTGCGCGGAGAGGCGTGCAGCGCCTTCCCGGCCGGACCCCCGTGCCGGCCCGGAAGGCGCTGGTGACGCCGTCCTCGCGGCCGCCCGGACCGCCGGTCCGGAGGGACCGGGGAGCGCGGGGTGGCGCTGAGTGACGGGCCCCAGCTTGGCGAGGGGCGGCCGATCGCCGCCACCTGGCCGGGCGACTTGGCGGTATTCTGGGTCGTCCCAGGCTCTGACCAGGGAGTTTTCCCGCCCAGGAGAGCATGCTGGGGGCCACCGGAGCCGGGGCGAGTGGGGGAGGACACACAGCATGGCGCCGTGGAAGACGCTTCCGGAACACCTCGATCCACAGGCCAGGCGGCTGGTGGACAGGCTGAGGAGGCTCAAGGACGCCACCGGGCTCAGTTTCACGGCCCTGGCCACGAGGACGAGTTACAGCCGTTCCTCGTGGGAGCGGTACCTGAACGGCCGTAAGCTCCCGCCGTCCGACGCCGTCGCCGAACTCGCCGCCCTCGCGGGCGCCGACCCGGACCGCATGCTCGCCCTGCACACCCTCGCCGCCCAGACCTGGACGGCACCTCCGCCGAGGGCGACCGCTCCGGCCAAGGCCGCTGGGCCGGCGGAGGCGGGCACCGTTGCGGCCGGTCGGGCCGACGTGCCCGCGGAGCCGGTCCCGGGGAAGCGCGCGCCGGCAGGGTCCGCGTCCGCGTCCGTAACCGCATCCGGGAACGTTGCCGGCCCCGAGGTGGCTCCCGAGGCCGAAGCCGCCGGGCCCGGCGAGCCGGGCGCCCCGGGCGTACCGG
Coding sequences within:
- a CDS encoding alpha/beta hydrolase — encoded protein: MRGRSRSSGRPYGERRTTYPVLGGSRPMFPGSGQVPGTSTCAGLPAPDRPPVEPGRAGGPLLLVAHRDEVVTPLPWARAMRARTGGSLLVVADGEHATVTGGACAGRVTAFFTQAGGDAGTGGGVRALTPGRPRGHSLRARRRRPGWGSGSRPRGGVLWWAGTTRAGVPPVSGTAPGGTVVRPLVQAGRIDAPAPEARPGHAAGACALFASSVEAAGTGCGDQHGVVVRSHHLADAGGPAATTTRRSGSRTGPRLARRRVTDDGRRATGDGRRATGRATGERDGRRGRHG
- a CDS encoding alpha/beta hydrolase, with amino-acid sequence MGCWTGTTWWAWTCAAPAARVPRSVRPPSPWTPVRRPPPPSRRSARAHWDRLARAHAACAEADPAWVASLTTADAARDLEALRAALGAPRLHYYGVSWGTSLGVTYRTLFPGRSGRMLLESVVAPDPDLRGLLDG